In Saimiri boliviensis isolate mSaiBol1 chromosome 12, mSaiBol1.pri, whole genome shotgun sequence, one genomic interval encodes:
- the GDE1 gene encoding glycerophosphodiester phosphodiesterase 1 isoform X3, with protein sequence MHDNTVDRTTDGTGRLCDLTFEQIRKLNPAANHRLRNDFPDEKIPTLREAVSECLNHNLTIFFDVKGHANKATEALKNMYMEFPQLYNSSVVCSFLPEVIYKMRQTDRNVITALTHRPWSLSHTGDGKPRYDTLWKHFIFVIMDLLLDWSMHNILWYLCGISAFLMQKDFISPAYLKKWSAKGIPVVAWTVNTFDEKSYYESHLGSSYITDSMVEDCEPHF encoded by the exons ATGCACGATAACACAGTAGATAGGACGACAGATGGGACTGGTCGATTGTGTGATTTGACATTTGAACAAATCAGGAAGCTGAATCCTGCAGCAAACCACAGACTCAG GAATGATTTCCCTGATGAAAAGATCCCTACCTTAAGGGAAGCCGTTTCAGAGTGCCTAAACCATAACCTGACAATTTTCTTTGACGTCAAAGGCCATGCAAACAAG GCTACTGAGGCTCTAAAGAACATGTATATGGAATTTCCTCAACTGTACAATAGTAGTGTTGTCTGTTCTTTCTTGCCAGAAGTTATCTATAAG ATGAGACAAACAGATCGGAATGTAATAACAGCATTAACTCATAGACCTTGGAGCCTTAGCCACACAGGAGATGGGAAACCACGCTATGATACCCTCTGGAAGCATTTCATATTTGTGATCATGGACCTTTTGCTCGATTGGAGCATGCATAATATCTTGTGGTACCTGTGTGGAATTTCAGCTTTCCTCATGCAAAAGGATTTTATATCCCC GGCCTACTTGAAGAAGTGGTCAGCTAAAGGAATCCCGGTTGTTGCTTGGACTGTTAATACTTTTGATGAAAAGAGTTACTACGAATCCCATCTTGGTTCCAGCTACATCACTGACAGCATGGTGGAAGACTGTGAACCTCATTTCTAG